The following proteins are encoded in a genomic region of Nitrospirota bacterium:
- the mltG gene encoding endolytic transglycosylase MltG, whose amino-acid sequence MKVMSKGLKVFVVAWGKTRKRVKKHLWLSFLIATAALLVGIHFYIALFIPPSNEKVWKEVQVTEGMSFKAIAGELKKEGIIRYPGYFEIIGRLQGISRRVRVGYYGLSTSMSLWEVLDHLRKGRIIEYEVVIPEGYNLYQIGWTLSGTPLISEPHEFIDLVKNKTYVRSLGIEADTLEGYLFPDTYYLPKGIKLEDIPKKMVQRYKAVFSNDKRNRAKELGFTEQQIITLASIVEKEAKVDSERKVISAVYHNRLKQGMKLQADPTAVYGTKAWITKVTREDLKRRSPYNTYLHKGLPPGPIANPGEGAILAALYPEQVDYLFFVAQGDGSHYFSKDFHAHEKAIGRYRSNKKKAKQRAP is encoded by the coding sequence ATGAAAGTAATGAGCAAAGGATTAAAAGTCTTTGTCGTTGCGTGGGGGAAAACGCGAAAGCGGGTAAAGAAGCATCTGTGGTTGTCATTCCTCATCGCTACGGCAGCTCTTCTGGTTGGTATCCATTTTTATATTGCTCTCTTCATTCCGCCATCCAACGAGAAGGTCTGGAAGGAAGTCCAGGTTACCGAAGGGATGAGCTTTAAAGCGATCGCCGGGGAACTTAAAAAAGAAGGCATCATCCGTTACCCTGGATACTTCGAGATCATCGGCAGATTGCAGGGTATCAGTCGCAGGGTGCGAGTGGGTTACTACGGGTTGAGCACGAGCATGAGCCTTTGGGAGGTCCTGGACCACCTGCGAAAAGGCAGGATCATTGAATACGAGGTAGTGATCCCCGAGGGCTATAACCTGTACCAGATCGGCTGGACGCTGTCCGGCACTCCGCTCATCTCCGAACCTCATGAGTTCATCGATCTGGTAAAAAACAAGACCTATGTCCGCTCGCTCGGCATCGAGGCTGATACGCTCGAAGGATATCTGTTCCCGGATACGTACTATCTGCCCAAGGGCATCAAGCTTGAAGATATTCCAAAAAAGATGGTCCAGCGATATAAGGCCGTATTCTCTAACGACAAAAGAAACCGGGCGAAAGAACTCGGATTCACCGAGCAGCAGATCATTACCCTTGCTTCGATCGTGGAAAAAGAAGCCAAGGTGGATTCGGAGCGGAAGGTCATCTCGGCGGTATATCATAACCGGTTGAAGCAGGGCATGAAGCTCCAGGCGGACCCTACCGCGGTATACGGAACCAAGGCATGGATCACGAAGGTCACCAGGGAGGACCTCAAGCGGCGGTCTCCTTACAATACCTACCTCCACAAGGGGCTTCCCCCGGGGCCGATCGCGAACCCCGGCGAGGGTGCGATCCTTGCCGCGCTCTATCCTGAACAGGTGGACTATCTTTTTTTTGTTGCCCAGGGAGACGGCAGCCACTATTTCTCAAAGGATTTTCATGCGCATGAGAAGGCCATCGGCCGGTATCGATCGAATAAGAAGAAGGCGAAGCAGCGGGCGCCGTAG
- the recA gene encoding recombinase RecA translates to MADKDKLKALELAVGQIEKQFGKGSIMRLGREEVPAGIPAISTGSLGLDIALGVGGVPRGRIIEIYGPESSGKTTLALHILAEAQKAGGQVAFIDAEHALDVTYARKLGVHTDDLLISQPDTGEQALEITETLVRSGAIDVIVVDSVAALTPRAEIEGEMGDAHMGLQARLMSQALRKLTGAISKSATTLVFINQIRMKIGVMFGNPETTTGGNALKFYASVRLDIRKIAAIKEGEEVTGGRVRVKVVKNKIAPPFRSAEFDIMFNEGISKIGEIIDIGAEKNIVEKSGAWFSYSGTRIGQGRENVKLFLHDHPEMATEIEAKVRQAAGLTGSVASAPESAAAREKEPALSVEKPAKASKGK, encoded by the coding sequence GTGGCGGATAAGGATAAACTAAAAGCATTGGAACTGGCGGTGGGCCAGATCGAGAAACAGTTCGGCAAGGGGTCCATCATGCGTCTGGGCAGGGAGGAAGTTCCCGCGGGGATTCCCGCGATATCCACCGGGTCCCTGGGCCTGGATATCGCACTCGGGGTGGGCGGCGTGCCGCGCGGAAGGATCATCGAGATCTACGGCCCCGAGTCATCCGGCAAGACCACCCTGGCGCTCCATATCCTGGCCGAGGCGCAGAAGGCGGGCGGCCAGGTCGCATTCATCGATGCGGAGCATGCGCTGGATGTGACGTATGCGCGCAAGCTCGGCGTGCACACCGACGACCTTCTCATCTCCCAGCCCGACACGGGAGAACAGGCTCTCGAGATCACCGAGACGCTCGTGCGGAGCGGCGCCATCGACGTGATCGTCGTCGATTCCGTCGCGGCGCTTACGCCGCGGGCCGAGATCGAAGGCGAGATGGGCGACGCGCATATGGGACTCCAGGCGAGGCTCATGAGCCAGGCGCTCAGAAAGCTCACCGGCGCCATCAGCAAGTCGGCAACGACTCTCGTTTTCATAAACCAGATCCGCATGAAGATCGGCGTTATGTTCGGGAACCCCGAGACCACCACGGGCGGCAACGCGCTCAAGTTCTACGCCTCGGTGCGGCTCGACATCCGCAAGATCGCGGCCATCAAGGAAGGCGAGGAAGTGACGGGCGGCAGGGTGAGGGTCAAGGTGGTGAAGAACAAGATCGCGCCGCCGTTCCGCTCGGCCGAGTTCGATATCATGTTCAATGAAGGCATCTCAAAGATCGGTGAGATCATCGACATCGGTGCGGAAAAAAATATCGTGGAAAAAAGCGGGGCCTGGTTCTCCTACAGCGGCACGCGGATCGGCCAGGGCAGGGAGAACGTCAAACTGTTCCTGCACGATCACCCCGAGATGGCCACTGAGATCGAGGCCAAGGTGCGGCAGGCCGCAGGTCTGACCGGTTCCGTTGCTTCCGCTCCGGAGAGCGCGGCGGCAAGGGAGAAGGAACCTGCTCTCTCTGTGGAGAAACCGGCGAAGGCCTCGAAAGGGAAATAG
- a CDS encoding ABC transporter permease, translated as MSTTESFTSQTLHYLMKNKLAVIGGTLVLLVFILSIFAPLVAPYNPSTIDIKNILVGPNLSHLLGTDDLGRDVLSRMLWGGRISLEVGFVAVGIATVLGIFLGAIAGYYGGSLDSAIMRAVDIMLSIPTIFLVLAVIAILEPSIINIMIVIGLTSWMEPARLIRAEFISLKEREFVIAARAIGATDGRIIMKHVLPNGLSPILVSATMGIGGAILIESALSFLGLGVQPPTPSWGSLLSSGKDNIEIAWWLSAFPGLAILITVLGYNLLGEGIRDALDPRQRE; from the coding sequence ATGTCTACCACCGAATCCTTCACATCCCAGACGCTTCATTACCTCATGAAGAACAAGCTCGCGGTCATCGGCGGGACGCTCGTGCTGCTCGTCTTCATCCTGTCCATCTTCGCGCCGCTGGTCGCGCCCTATAACCCCTCCACCATCGATATCAAGAATATCCTTGTCGGTCCAAACCTTTCGCACCTGCTTGGCACGGACGACCTCGGCAGGGATGTGCTGTCACGTATGCTCTGGGGAGGAAGGATCTCTCTTGAGGTGGGATTCGTGGCAGTCGGGATAGCAACGGTCCTCGGCATCTTTCTCGGAGCCATCGCAGGCTACTACGGAGGCAGTCTTGACAGCGCGATCATGCGGGCCGTGGATATCATGCTGAGCATCCCCACGATCTTCCTGGTGTTGGCCGTGATCGCCATCCTCGAGCCCAGCATCATTAATATCATGATCGTGATCGGGCTCACCAGCTGGATGGAGCCTGCGCGTCTCATCCGCGCGGAGTTCATCTCGCTGAAAGAACGCGAGTTCGTGATCGCCGCGCGCGCCATCGGCGCCACCGACGGCCGCATCATCATGAAACATGTTCTGCCGAACGGTCTCTCCCCGATCCTCGTCTCCGCCACCATGGGCATCGGAGGCGCGATCCTCATCGAATCGGCACTCAGCTTTCTCGGCCTCGGTGTTCAGCCGCCTACTCCAAGCTGGGGCAGCCTGCTTTCCTCAGGCAAGGACAACATCGAGATCGCCTGGTGGCTTTCGGCTTTCCCCGGCCTCGCGATCCTTATCACCGTGCTCGGCTACAATCTGCTCGGTGAAGGCATCCGTGACGCGCTTGATCCGAGGCAGAGAGAGTAA
- a CDS encoding PilZ domain-containing protein — protein sequence MQKVLFSKDLISILMQGENLLNRADILVYTAATTEDILKTHIEETLNLIVTSLDLPGTVSESIFEIIWQSQHLKEVRVIMICEDDVLHRARCKHCGAHAILPIPVDPGLLQEKVRQFLEVALRQAYRVLLRVSIDGKFNDRHFLCHTENISTTGALISSELDLSPGNRISCSFYLPDGTKVETQGEVMRVLKQAGSNETLYGIRYTNIPSESKAKIEAYVKKDRM from the coding sequence ATGCAAAAGGTATTGTTCTCAAAGGACCTTATTTCGATCCTGATGCAGGGCGAAAACCTGCTCAACCGCGCGGACATCCTGGTATATACCGCGGCAACGACCGAGGATATCCTGAAGACCCACATCGAGGAAACCCTCAATCTCATCGTGACAAGTCTCGACCTGCCCGGCACGGTCAGTGAGTCCATTTTTGAAATCATCTGGCAGTCGCAACACCTCAAGGAGGTCCGCGTCATCATGATCTGCGAAGACGATGTCCTCCACCGGGCGCGATGCAAGCATTGCGGGGCTCATGCCATCCTGCCCATACCTGTTGACCCGGGCCTGCTCCAGGAAAAAGTGCGCCAATTCCTTGAGGTCGCCCTTCGACAGGCCTACCGGGTGCTTTTGAGGGTCTCCATTGATGGAAAGTTCAATGACCGGCATTTCCTGTGTCACACCGAGAACATCAGCACCACCGGAGCGCTCATCAGTTCAGAACTGGACCTCTCCCCCGGGAACCGCATTTCGTGCTCTTTCTATCTTCCTGACGGCACAAAGGTCGAAACGCAGGGAGAAGTGATGCGGGTGCTGAAGCAGGCAGGTTCAAACGAGACGCTCTATGGGATCAGATATACCAACATCCCGTCGGAGAGCAAAGCAAAGATCGAAGCGTATGTTAAAAAGGACCGGATGTAG
- the alaS gene encoding alanine--tRNA ligase: MKSNELRKLFIDYFSQHGHKVVPSSSLVPKNDPSLLFTNAGMVQFKGVFLGEDARDYKRAVTSQKCVRAGGKHNDLENVGHTARHHTFFEMLGNFSFGDYFKKESLEYAWEFLTKKVNLPADKLWVTVYKDDDEAFELWRTVIGVPADRIVRLGEKDNFWSMGDTGPCGPCSEILIDQGPEMSCGKPGCAVGCDCDRYLEIWNLVFMQYNRDETGKLTPLPKPSIDTGMGLERLSAVVQKVRSNFETDLFQSIIKEIATLAGVPYHKDAQADISYQVIADHLRAMTFLITDGVLPSNEGRGYVLRRILRRASRYAKLIGINKPILYRLTGAVVDEMREAYPELADSRDHVAKVVLLEEERFAATLDSGLALLNESVAKLKASGQVMVPGDVLFRLYDTFGFPLDLVADMARDMHLELDEDGYRRAMQEQREKARASWAGSGEEKVKPIYKEVSAGIKKPLFVGYTVLEGTAEVLAIIKGDKKITEAHDGDEVEIILDQTPFYAESGGQVGDKGELLGEASKFDVTDTIKPVQDLIVHKGKIRKGTFKTGDAILAKVETGNRADIARHHTVTHILHATLRSVLGEHVKQAGSLVSPERLRFDFTHYTALTEREKERIEELVNERILENHPVDTAVMDIDQAIAAGAMALFDEKYGDTVRVVTVKDVSKELCGGTHTRASGDIGMFKIVSEAGIAAGVRRIEALAGRRAYWDVKKEEKYLREIALVLKASDADIVGRVEKLAAQLKESEKELDRIKHKLQSFQAGDVIGEAKKIHGVMVLAKRVDGIDPKDLRAFGDKLRDKLGSGVLALGSVKDDKVSLIVMVSKDLTTRFHAGTIIKEMAPILGGTGGGKADLAQSGGKDPGKLDAALDALYDAVKKAAG; encoded by the coding sequence TTGAAATCGAACGAATTACGAAAACTGTTCATTGACTATTTTTCCCAACACGGCCACAAGGTGGTGCCGAGCTCGTCCCTTGTTCCGAAGAACGACCCATCGCTCCTGTTCACGAACGCGGGAATGGTCCAGTTCAAGGGCGTGTTCCTCGGCGAGGATGCGCGGGATTACAAGCGCGCGGTCACGAGCCAAAAGTGCGTTCGCGCCGGAGGCAAACACAACGATCTCGAGAACGTCGGCCATACGGCGCGGCACCATACCTTCTTTGAGATGCTCGGCAACTTCTCCTTTGGAGATTATTTCAAGAAGGAATCCCTCGAGTACGCCTGGGAATTTCTCACCAAAAAGGTCAATCTCCCGGCAGACAAGCTTTGGGTGACGGTGTACAAGGATGATGACGAGGCCTTTGAGCTCTGGCGGACCGTGATCGGCGTTCCGGCCGATCGTATCGTACGCCTCGGCGAGAAGGACAACTTCTGGTCAATGGGAGACACCGGGCCCTGCGGCCCGTGCTCCGAGATCCTTATCGACCAGGGGCCCGAGATGTCCTGCGGAAAGCCCGGATGCGCCGTGGGGTGTGACTGCGACCGGTATCTCGAGATATGGAACCTGGTGTTCATGCAGTATAACCGCGACGAGACGGGCAAGCTCACCCCGCTGCCGAAGCCGAGCATCGACACGGGCATGGGCCTGGAGCGCCTGTCCGCCGTAGTGCAGAAGGTCAGGAGCAACTTTGAAACCGACCTGTTCCAGTCCATCATCAAAGAGATCGCGACCCTGGCCGGCGTGCCGTATCACAAAGATGCGCAAGCAGACATCTCCTACCAGGTTATCGCGGACCATCTTCGGGCCATGACCTTCCTTATCACCGACGGCGTGCTTCCCTCAAACGAGGGTAGGGGGTATGTGCTGAGGCGTATTCTCCGCCGGGCCAGCCGCTACGCGAAGCTCATCGGCATCAACAAGCCGATCCTGTACAGGCTTACCGGGGCCGTGGTGGACGAGATGCGGGAAGCCTATCCCGAGCTCGCGGACAGCCGGGATCATGTGGCAAAGGTGGTGCTGCTCGAGGAGGAACGGTTCGCTGCCACGCTCGACTCCGGTCTTGCTCTTTTGAACGAATCCGTTGCAAAACTCAAGGCCTCGGGTCAGGTCATGGTCCCCGGAGACGTGCTGTTCAGGCTCTATGACACCTTTGGATTTCCCCTGGACCTTGTCGCTGACATGGCAAGGGACATGCATCTCGAACTGGACGAAGACGGCTATCGCCGCGCCATGCAGGAACAGCGCGAGAAGGCGCGGGCTTCCTGGGCAGGATCGGGCGAGGAGAAGGTAAAGCCGATTTACAAGGAAGTCTCCGCAGGCATCAAGAAGCCGCTTTTTGTCGGCTATACTGTGCTCGAAGGCACTGCGGAAGTCCTGGCGATCATCAAGGGAGACAAAAAAATCACCGAGGCCCATGATGGCGATGAGGTGGAGATCATCCTTGATCAGACGCCTTTCTATGCCGAGTCGGGCGGACAGGTGGGGGACAAAGGCGAGCTTCTGGGAGAAGCATCAAAATTCGACGTTACGGACACGATAAAGCCGGTCCAGGACCTGATCGTCCACAAAGGGAAGATCAGGAAAGGTACCTTCAAGACCGGCGATGCGATACTCGCGAAGGTAGAGACCGGCAATCGGGCCGATATCGCCAGGCACCATACGGTAACGCATATTCTCCACGCAACGCTCCGGTCAGTGCTCGGCGAGCATGTGAAACAGGCGGGATCGCTGGTGTCGCCTGAACGGCTCCGCTTTGATTTCACGCATTACACGGCGCTCACGGAACGGGAAAAGGAACGGATCGAAGAACTGGTGAACGAGCGTATTCTCGAGAACCATCCCGTTGACACGGCGGTCATGGATATCGACCAGGCCATTGCCGCCGGCGCCATGGCGCTCTTTGATGAGAAATATGGCGATACGGTCCGGGTGGTCACGGTGAAGGATGTGAGCAAAGAGCTCTGCGGCGGGACCCATACCCGTGCGAGCGGCGATATCGGCATGTTCAAGATCGTTTCCGAGGCCGGCATCGCGGCCGGGGTCCGAAGGATCGAGGCGCTCGCCGGACGACGTGCGTATTGGGACGTGAAAAAAGAAGAGAAGTACCTTCGGGAGATCGCCCTGGTGCTGAAGGCATCTGACGCCGACATTGTCGGCAGGGTCGAGAAGCTGGCGGCACAGCTCAAAGAGAGCGAGAAAGAACTTGACCGGATAAAGCACAAGCTCCAATCCTTTCAGGCCGGCGATGTGATCGGGGAGGCAAAAAAGATCCATGGCGTCATGGTGCTCGCCAAGCGGGTCGATGGAATTGATCCAAAAGATCTGCGGGCTTTCGGAGACAAGCTCAGGGACAAGCTCGGGTCGGGCGTTCTGGCGCTCGGTTCGGTGAAGGACGACAAGGTGAGTCTGATCGTGATGGTCTCAAAAGACCTGACGACCCGGTTCCATGCCGGAACCATCATCAAGGAGATGGCGCCTATCCTGGGCGGCACAGGAGGGGGCAAGGCCGATCTTGCCCAGTCCGGCGGCAAGGACCCCGGGAAACTGGACGCGGCGCTTGATGCGTTGTACGATGCGGTAAAAAAAGCGGCTGGATAG
- the thpR gene encoding RNA 2',3'-cyclic phosphodiesterase, protein MRLFIAIEIPASVKKELAVAQGRLRVAGVDASWSRAEGMHLTLKFLGEVTDQKVPEIMSSLQKAAEGIGPLGLSVSGIGAFPNPKNARVVWIGLAGDIEKLTRLQVAVENAMVLLNIAREERKFTPHLTLGRIKYIRSSDRWLKTLEEIKDISLPGFEVTSVSLMKSELKPSGAVYTEMGRAELQ, encoded by the coding sequence GTGAGACTGTTTATCGCCATAGAGATACCCGCGTCTGTAAAAAAGGAATTGGCCGTGGCTCAGGGCAGGCTCAGGGTCGCGGGTGTGGATGCAAGCTGGAGCCGGGCAGAGGGTATGCACCTGACGCTGAAATTCCTGGGTGAGGTGACGGATCAGAAGGTCCCGGAGATCATGAGCAGTCTTCAAAAGGCAGCGGAAGGAATTGGGCCGCTCGGACTTTCTGTTTCAGGCATCGGGGCTTTTCCAAATCCGAAAAACGCGCGGGTGGTCTGGATCGGACTTGCCGGGGATATCGAGAAGCTCACGCGGCTCCAGGTTGCTGTTGAAAATGCCATGGTCCTTCTGAACATCGCGCGCGAGGAACGGAAGTTCACTCCGCACCTCACACTCGGCAGGATCAAGTACATTCGGTCCAGCGACAGATGGCTCAAGACATTGGAAGAGATCAAGGACATCAGTCTGCCGGGGTTCGAAGTGACCTCCGTCAGCCTCATGAAGAGTGAGCTGAAACCCTCTGGCGCGGTGTATACGGAGATGGGGCGCGCGGAGCTTCAATAA
- a CDS encoding recombination regulator RecX — translation MNDKELTRAKNAAYRLLTYRPRSRAEIEAKLHDKEFDDAIIETVLAGLERFGYVNDLQFARDWTRSRIRLQGFGRRRIGQELKNKGIGRELIREVFAEVFSEETEIETAKRVAGKKLNTMGSRSLDRETRRRRLAGFLERKGFSFEIIRDVLNQTDKSI, via the coding sequence GTGAATGACAAGGAACTCACCCGCGCTAAAAATGCGGCTTACCGTCTTCTTACCTATCGGCCCAGAAGCAGGGCGGAGATCGAGGCAAAGCTTCATGACAAGGAATTCGACGATGCGATAATCGAGACTGTTCTTGCCGGCCTGGAGCGGTTTGGTTACGTGAATGACCTGCAGTTTGCGCGTGACTGGACCCGAAGCCGGATCAGGCTTCAGGGGTTCGGCAGGCGCAGGATCGGGCAGGAACTCAAGAACAAGGGGATCGGCCGGGAGCTCATCCGGGAGGTCTTTGCCGAGGTTTTTAGCGAAGAAACCGAGATCGAGACCGCAAAGCGGGTTGCCGGGAAAAAATTGAATACGATGGGATCCCGGTCCCTTGACCGCGAGACCCGCAGGCGCCGGCTGGCGGGGTTTCTGGAACGGAAAGGGTTCTCTTTTGAGATTATCAGGGATGTGCTGAACCAAACCGATAAATCTATATAA
- a CDS encoding phasin family protein, protein MNVADIIKRAMLVGLGAQEKAREFVDELVKAGELSKSEAATLVKEWSSKAAESTKDVDLKVKDTIAAVFEKLNIPTREDLEKLEKKIQGISARLSKLEGGEGKGGA, encoded by the coding sequence ATGAATGTCGCGGATATCATCAAAAGAGCAATGCTTGTTGGACTGGGAGCGCAGGAAAAGGCCAGGGAATTTGTCGACGAACTGGTCAAGGCAGGGGAACTTTCCAAGAGCGAGGCTGCCACGCTGGTGAAGGAGTGGTCGTCCAAGGCCGCGGAAAGCACCAAGGATGTGGACCTGAAGGTCAAGGACACCATTGCGGCCGTATTTGAGAAGCTGAATATCCCGACTCGCGAAGACCTTGAAAAACTGGAAAAGAAAATACAGGGCATATCTGCACGACTCTCGAAACTTGAAGGCGGAGAGGGGAAAGGCGGAGCATAA
- a CDS encoding type IV pilus twitching motility protein PilT — MNLNDLLKITIEKKASDLHLKVGVPPILRVDGRLISIETEKRTSQEEALATALGIMNPVQKTKFLEKKELDMAYAVPGMGRFRVNVFQQRGSVGMVFRMVPGKILNFEDLMLPTVLQKIGSEQRGLILVTGTTGSGKSTTLAALIDYINMSRTANIVTIEDPIEFLHRDKKSIVNQREIGSDTFSFSDALRSALRQDPDVILVGEMRDFETISTALTAAETGHLVLSTLHTLDASETVNRIITVFPPYQQKQVRMQLASVIKGIISQRLVARADGSGRVPAVEVMLGTLSVREAIIDESKTRQISTIIAGGQLHYGMQTFDQSLLMLYKKGIISYDEALMTASNPDDFALKVKGIQSTSDMSMEAEEKRMSPGIKGTISGTKPATGSAGTPKKEAEAKEYKGSSTDSDFKIDRFGDK, encoded by the coding sequence ATGAATCTGAATGATTTGCTCAAGATAACCATCGAAAAAAAGGCTTCCGATCTGCATCTGAAGGTCGGTGTGCCGCCCATCCTCAGGGTCGACGGCAGGCTGATCTCCATTGAGACCGAAAAGCGGACGTCCCAGGAGGAAGCCCTTGCCACTGCGCTGGGCATCATGAACCCCGTCCAGAAGACAAAGTTCCTGGAGAAAAAAGAGCTTGATATGGCCTATGCCGTGCCGGGGATGGGCCGCTTCCGCGTGAATGTGTTCCAGCAGCGCGGCAGCGTGGGCATGGTCTTCCGTATGGTCCCGGGCAAAATACTGAACTTTGAAGACCTCATGCTCCCGACGGTGCTCCAGAAGATCGGGAGCGAGCAGCGCGGACTCATCCTAGTTACGGGAACGACGGGGAGCGGCAAGTCCACGACCCTCGCGGCGCTGATCGACTACATCAACATGTCCCGGACCGCCAATATCGTCACGATAGAGGACCCGATCGAATTTCTTCATCGGGACAAAAAGAGCATCGTCAATCAGCGCGAGATCGGTTCGGACACCTTTTCGTTCAGTGATGCGCTCCGGAGCGCGCTCCGGCAGGACCCGGATGTCATCCTCGTGGGAGAAATGCGCGACTTCGAGACCATCTCCACGGCCCTGACCGCTGCCGAAACGGGACACTTGGTGCTCTCCACCCTGCACACGCTGGACGCGTCGGAGACGGTCAACCGCATCATCACGGTATTTCCTCCCTATCAGCAGAAGCAGGTTCGGATGCAGCTCGCGTCCGTGATCAAGGGGATCATTTCTCAGCGCCTGGTGGCCAGGGCCGACGGCAGCGGACGTGTGCCGGCAGTGGAAGTGATGCTCGGCACGTTGTCGGTGCGCGAGGCGATCATCGACGAATCCAAGACCCGTCAGATATCGACGATCATAGCCGGGGGCCAGCTTCACTATGGGATGCAGACCTTCGATCAGTCGCTTCTTATGCTCTACAAGAAGGGGATCATCAGCTACGACGAGGCGCTGATGACGGCGAGCAATCCCGACGATTTTGCGCTCAAGGTCAAAGGCATCCAGTCGACGAGCGATATGTCGATGGAAGCGGAAGAGAAGAGGATGTCGCCGGGCATAAAAGGAACGATCAGTGGTACGAAACCGGCGACAGGGAGCGCCGGCACGCCAAAAAAGGAAGCTGAGGCGAAGGAGTACAAGGGCTCCTCGACGGACAGCGATTTCAAAATAGATCGGTTCGGGGACAAGTAA
- a CDS encoding ABC transporter permease: MLSYVIKRALLMIPILLGITVLSFGVMRLAPGGPAEAQMEFSAKASAEARERLRKLYGADQPFYKQYATWLTKFVTLDFGEAFADGRKVKDKILERLPITLTINLLSLGLVLLIAIPIGIMSATRQYSLLDRFTTVFVFIGFSTPSFWLALLLIYLFGVQWGVLPISGIQSLDVTGLSGWDRLMDRSRHLILPVFVLSFGGLAGFSRYVRNNMLEVMRQDYIRTARAKGLSEHVVIYKHALRNALMPVITILGLALPGIIGGSVIIEQVFGIPGMGQLMFQSVMSRDYNLVMGILVPAAFLTLLGNFLADIGYAFTDPRVRLR; encoded by the coding sequence ATGCTTTCCTACGTCATAAAACGCGCGCTCCTGATGATCCCCATCCTCCTCGGCATCACCGTGCTCAGTTTCGGTGTCATGCGACTCGCCCCGGGAGGTCCCGCCGAGGCGCAGATGGAGTTTTCAGCAAAGGCGTCCGCCGAGGCTCGGGAGCGGCTCCGCAAGCTTTACGGCGCTGACCAGCCCTTTTACAAGCAATACGCCACGTGGCTCACGAAGTTCGTGACCCTTGATTTCGGCGAGGCCTTTGCCGACGGCCGCAAGGTCAAGGACAAAATCCTTGAACGCCTCCCGATCACGCTCACGATCAACCTGCTCTCGCTCGGGCTGGTGCTTTTGATTGCAATCCCCATCGGCATTATGTCCGCCACCCGACAATACTCTCTCCTTGACCGCTTCACGACCGTCTTCGTTTTCATAGGCTTTTCCACGCCCTCGTTCTGGCTGGCGCTCCTGCTCATCTATCTGTTCGGTGTGCAGTGGGGCGTGCTTCCGATATCAGGTATCCAGAGTCTCGATGTGACGGGGCTCTCGGGTTGGGACAGGCTCATGGACAGGTCCCGGCATCTGATCCTGCCGGTCTTTGTGTTGTCCTTCGGCGGTCTGGCTGGATTCTCGCGTTATGTCCGGAACAATATGCTCGAGGTCATGCGCCAGGACTACATCCGCACAGCCAGGGCCAAGGGGCTTTCCGAGCACGTGGTCATTTACAAACACGCCCTCAGGAACGCGCTTATGCCGGTCATCACCATTTTAGGTCTGGCACTCCCCGGCATCATCGGCGGCAGTGTGATCATTGAACAGGTCTTCGGTATTCCCGGCATGGGGCAGCTCATGTTCCAGTCGGTCATGTCTCGGGACTATAATCTCGTCATGGGGATACTGGTCCCCGCCGCGTTTCTGACCTTGCTCGGGAATTTCCTGGCGGACATCGGGTATGCATTTACCGACCCGAGGGTGAGACTGCGTTAG